One Rhinopithecus roxellana isolate Shanxi Qingling chromosome 7, ASM756505v1, whole genome shotgun sequence DNA segment encodes these proteins:
- the SPACA5 gene encoding sperm acrosome-associated protein 5: MQAWGTVVVTLATLMVVTVDSKIYERCELAARMERAGLNGYKGYGIGDWLCMAHYESGFDTAFVDHNPDGSSEYGIFQLNSAWWCDNGITPTKNLCHMDCHDLLNRHILDDIMCAKQIVSSQNGLSAWTSWRRHCSGHDLSEWLKGCDMNVKIDPKIHP; encoded by the exons ATGCAGGCCTGGGGCACTGTGGTAGTGACCTTGGCCACGCTGATGGTTGTCACTGTGGATTCCAAGATCTATGAACGCTGCGAGCTGGCGGCAAGAATGGAGAGGGCAGGGCTGAACGGCTACAAGGGCTACGGCATTGGAGACT GGCTGTGCATGGCTCATTATGAGAGTGGCTTTGACACCGCCTTCGTGGACCACAATCCTGATGGCAGCAGTGAATATGGCATTTTCCAACTGAATTCTGCCTGGTGGTGTGACAATGGCATTACACCCACCAAGAACCTCTGCCACATGGATTGTCATG ACCTGCTCAATCGCCATATTCTGGATGACATCATGTGTGCCAAGCAGATTGTGTCCTCACAGAATGGACTGTCTGCCTG GACTTCTTGGAGGCGGCACTGTTCTGGCCATGATTTATCTGAATGGCTCAAGGGGTGTGATATGAACGTGAAAATTGATCCGAAAATTCATCCATGA